GGgaggtttttgttttaagtttagcTTTCAAACTACGTAGTTTTGATGCATGTCAGCTCTTTGCTTGGTCATCACTAAAATAACGTAGTTTTATGGCtgatttgtcaaaaataaaacacattatCATAACGATGTGTCACTTAACGGCATAAATTAATCGTGGGGGGTGAATTGCTAACACAACCAAAGttcaaggtgtaaaatcaaGTTTTCAAAACTTTGAAATGTAAAATCCAGTCAAtcccaaactttagggatgtaatttgtaatttacccttttttttaaggCTAAAATCCAAATTTCACATATTaagtttaattaaattttatttcagttctttaattttacttttctttaatGGAGtgttttaagtttcaaatttattttttctttaaaaaatttcaaatttattcaattcaaataaatttcattataaaattactattaaatttttttttttcacatgaaaaaactctataaatttataaaaatattatatatttttttatgtgagacttttcttttcaaattttttttcattagttaattATATACTTAgtggcaatttttttaatataattggaCAAAATGTCTAAATtgaatcaatttaaaatttagataattcaattgaacaaaagtaaagttaatACCTGAGTTACTTGCTATTTAATTTAACTTTCTTTTTGTGagttactttataaaaaaaaaaaaactgaggtacttactatttaacttaactttatttttcttgaaaaattgatGTCAATGCTCAAtattaacttattctttttcttaatccGATGGGGACATTTTCCTAACATTGTGTTTGGGCCTGAGGAAAAGGAGGAGGGACAATTGACATCTTCCTTTTACTTGTTGgataaaaaattgaagagtgAGGTAGTCATTTTCCCTCTAGGTTCACCGTTTTGTTTCGTCTTTAGATtgatagcaattttttttttttttttttgagaaacaagagCAAGTTGAATAATGATTAGAGATAATAATTGTGTTTAGgtcttttactttttaaatgtTGTAAAGCCCACCatgaagacttttttttttggctatgatTTCCTCCAAACAATTAAAtatctttaaagaaaaatatgtttctttcttcctattcctctttcattttctatttttccctTCCTCATGAAATCAATCATAGTTAGAACCTATGGAGTACTAAAGAAAAGGATGCTCAATTTGATGTACATTAAGATGTAATGTACATGTTCATAACAtttgagattttgttttttgttatttgtaaaTAATCTATGCATCCCGTGGATTTTAAAGTGAATACTTTACCCCTCACCTTCCTCTTATAAAATGGCATATATTACCGCTCAGTTTGTTTCGACGGAAAACTTtgtgtaaagataattttttgtattttttagtgtttggtaacacaaaaaaaaaaaaaaaatcaaaggaaaactatttttagtcaatataaaaaatatgacttatttttaaagattattttccactatttttttttttttttggttggaaaaCAACTTATCTCATagtaagctaatttttttttttaatttttatacaagatagaatttatactctagcctaatctaagtgtatatgtgtgtgaaattcccTCCTgcagacttgaaccccggcccttgccccctcCCCCCACACTCTACAATAAGCTAAATtaataagggaagttaggagattgtttttcaattcatttatGGTTGCTATCAAACATAGAAAAGTATAGATTAAATAAGATGAGTTTTCTAAATGATATTTTcagtttaaaatattattttctttcttcctatTCCGTGTTTAATCTATGCATCCCGTGGATTTGTAAAtaatcattatttaaaaatatcattttctttcttcctatTCCTcttaatatgtattataaattaaataagattGTTTACCACTtaaattgtatttatatatatatatatatatatatatatatatatatatatataaatgatattctagcataaatttatacattcacaattataaacacttaaatGCCTATGTCAAAAATAGGAATGAATAAGAGTATTTAATTTGAGATGAATTCGGAGTAATACTTGTAAACTCTATTTATTATTTGAGTCTGAATTTAATGAGGATATAGTGTAAAATTCGTGGAATACAACATCCAATCATGTAAtgccaaatcaattttttttttttgcaataacaAGCATAAGCCTCGTTACAAACAATTCAAACCTCATTAAAACCCTCGAATTAAATTTTGAGTTAAAGAAGAGATTTTAGAAAAAAGTAGTCACAGACCACATCGTAACAGTCACAATACTATTATCAACCTCACCCCCAATCACCATATACATTGCAACtttattagcatttttttatacaCAGAGTGCTTGAAAGTGAGGGGAAAAGAGTTCAAACTAACAATCTggataaaataagataaaaccACACCCAATCTGTACCAGGTTCCAACAAGGCAACAACTATCACTGACCACCCTCCACCATACCCTATCATGAAACAAACCCAATAGTCTCGACCATTGTGCATGCTGGATGAATCACTTTTGCCCACCTAAAACCCCCCACAACTGTTGCTTGGGACATGACATGAGAGGTTGAGGTTAACTAGAGAGAAAGGGATTCGCAGCaaatgagagaagaaaaaacaaacgTGATTATGAATAGTGTGATTCTTGTTTCTTGGGAACTTGGAAGAATAGGGGGTGTTGAAGAATGCTATTGAGAGGAACAATGTGATTCTAATTTTGATGAGGCTCTCGTGGATGAGAAAAAGTAGAGTCTACAGTGGTTGATTGGAGCAGGGAGTCGgcactaattttattttaatgctttgtttgttttcttataCCACTCTTGTTTCAGTAGAAAACCTGATCTGAATATAGGTTTTTGTGTTTTCCTATAtttggtagtataaaaaaatgtcaaatgaaaactatttatatatttcttaactttctttatttaacttgacataaaaattagttgtttttagttaaaattttatggGAAACAACCATATCTCATGCTAagttaaataagaaaaacaattatatCTCATGTGAAGTTAAATAAGGAAAGTCAATAAAtagtttttcaactcattttaagGTGGCTACTAAACATAAGgaaataaaatagttttctagaaatgctttaaaaaaaaaaaaatcatttttcataaaattttaatgttgaAACAAAATGATcattaatataatatttgtttatACTTTAGACCACTATTTTAAAATTGGACCAGACCGAACTAGGAACCGGATCGAGAATCGGTCCGGTCAAAATCacgaaaaccaataaaaaatcgAGAAAAATTGGTCAAGAACCAGATTAAATTGGGAATTGgcttcttttttggttctttgacCGGTTCAGTTCTTAAAACCATGCTTTAGACTATTAGTTTTTAATTAGTTGTTATCATGTGTCTTGGTCACTAGGCtgtcatttgaaaaaaaaaatcatatcaatgtTTTTTAGAGAGCGTAAATAGGGTATTTTATACTATattcttattaaatttaatctCTTATTGTTTTTGTGGGAGGCAATAAAGATTAGCCCTATTGGGCAAGATCTAAGGAGTTCGAAGGCCCAATCATCAACCCCTTGATTCCAAGTGGGCctaagaaaaaccaaaaaaagataTGTGGCTGAGGAAGTAGTTTTCCCGATGAGGGTGCTTGGACAAGAATAGCTTGAGGAAAGTTAGAGAGAATTTGCACAAGGCCAAAGGTCGTGATTTGAGGAAGGTAGCGTTAGCCAGTGtggataagaagaagaagaagaaactttCTAGAAAGGCAGTCATCACCTTTGCATTGAATGCACTGCACCAATCATGCCAGTCATGTTAATAGTTGAACCACACCTGAACAGTATTAGCATAGCCTATAACTTGCTCAGCATGACCTCAAAAGGAGGAATGAGACAAGTATCTTGATGGAGAATCAACAATCTTACATGTGGAGGGTCAGGGTTAAAGTAAGAGCACTATAAAAGGGAAAAGATCCCTTATGAATCGGATTCAGATATTAGAAAACATAACACTCACATCTATATCTTCTTGAGTGTAAAAAGTTTCCATGACCATTATGAGGACTATAAGCTGGACATTTTCATCCTTAATAAACAATCTATATGCTAATCTCTTaccatatttttcatatttgggTTAGGATTATCGTAAAACAATCTAACTATTGGTTTAAAGTAAGAGCACTATAAAAGGGAAAAGATCCCTTATGAATCGGATTCAGATATTAGAAAACATAATACTCACATCTATATCTTCTTGAGTGTAAAAAGTTTCCATGACCATTATGAGGACTATAAGCTGgacatttttttccttaataaacAATCTATATGCTAATCTCTTaccatatttttcatatttgggTTAGGATTATCGTAAAACAATCTAACATTGGTTTGAACGTCCatctttataaattaattgtggTGAGCCTTGACCCAAGCTCAACTATCTTTTGGGCCTCGAAACTTTAGCCCATATAGTTTCCTTCATCTAATTAGTAAAACAAGAGAGATAAAATCAATCAACAAATATATGTTAGAgattaatttgaataaaatataatgcaaaTATGATAAAGATGAGAAATACACTTGAAGGACATCAGATGATGGGTacggtttatttatttatacaaattaccaaaaaaaaaaaaaaaaaaaggaaaagcatTAATGCCAATGTTGCACTAAATTTGCAGATAaacaaatcaaagcaaaaaaacaTAGCTGAGAAGCGTCGACAGCAGGATTCGAACCTGCGCAGGCATAGCCCAACAGATTTCGAGTCTGTCTCCTTAACCACTCGGACATATCGACCCTCACGAATAGAATTAAACAACTTAAATTATCTAACCGTAAACCCAATGGCTTCATTTTAAATCACACTTATCATTTTCGTTggcaattaatattccatttttttttttttcattcaaatcaTTTTCCTCAAATTCCTTCCCTCTCATTTCCTCGCTTTCCCGCAAAAAAACGATTTCAATTTCCAccccaaaatccaaatccaaaagagcaaacccatttttttttttttcactttactcgaacaaaaaaaacccataactttacctttcttttatctttgaaattcaatttaaactcggaaaagaaaattctaaaacCCTAGGCAGTCACATTCTAAGAAGAGAAAATGGGCGATTCTTCAAAAAACGTGGACGTGGAGCAGCTGATCGCGTACAGTGACGACCTCGTTCGAGTTCTGAAGGACAAGAGAGACATCAACAGCTTCACGCAGTGTCTAGAACATTCCAAGTCCCTTCGCTCTTCTTGTGACTCTGATTTCAATCAGCTCCAAAGCTCACTCCAAGGTCCAGTTCTTCAACtttcattctattttatttattattattattctttttaatgaaaaatgtcGTTTTGTATTCTGTTTTTCCTTTGTgattatattttagaaatcaatAATAAGTATAgtgaaacaataattttcataaatgcTGAGGTGTCATGAAGGGATTGGTGCTAATAAAAGCAGTGTTAGTAATGGGTCCACGTGAAAGTAATGGAATATAAATATGAGTTGATAAAGGGAGATGTGTTTGCCAAGAGCGTTGCAACTTAACTGATACCTTTTAGcgttttcaattttgaattatcacccaaccaaaaaataaaaatgaaagggaGATGGGTTTGAGGGAATAATGTATCGCATTACGGAGGAGCATGGGGATTTATCTTTGCCATGGTTGGGTTGTTGGGCTTGCCTAGTACACTACAATTCCTAGTTAAGCTTTACATGGttattgttagaattatggttaaatgattaaattcacaatttcctaacaatttaagcttttgggagaaTTTGGTAGTTTAACAGTTGTAATGTTAGAAGAAGAATTGAGACTTCTTTGTATTCAATTCGAGTTGCTACGCACTATCATAGTGTGTACTGTCAGTAGAGGACTAACGGAAATTTCAGAAAGATGGATTTTTGTGATAGTATGCGCATATGGAGCTCACTTTGATATGATTCATAGCAAAAGAGGAATTAACAGATTGCTCCATAGTAAGATATAGGACAGAAGGTTCCCCATTTTTTTCCctgggggggtgggggtgggggtgggatTTGTTgactctttttgttttgttgttccAAGGCAGTTGAATTGGTTTCCTTTATCCTTTGAAGCTCGTGGGCCGTGATAAActctttcttattttattgaagATCTTCCTTTATATCTGTTTCTCGTTATCTTTTCTCAATTGGtgagtcacacacacacacacctgtTGGGACACCCTCCGCTATGTTCTATAtctttttctcataaaagtttTCATCCTAACCTCCAAAGcttgtaaatatttttgattGCACCCTTTGTTCTGACTTGACAGAATTGGAAATTGTAATGAATTGTTCAACTTGGGctcatattattttaatttttgatccAGGGGTTTAGAAAAGATGTAGTAGAGTATAAGATGTTAGTGTGGAGTTTAGTTTGCTTTAAAAATGCTTTTAAGATGAATAAGTTGAAGGTATGATGGGCTTTCAAGCAATAAGCATTTTGACAATTGTTTTGTTTCATGCTAGTCAACATCATGTGCTGAGGTATAGGTTTTCACTCTAGCTAACAGGATGGATCTCAATTGCTTGTATACAAGTCTTGTTCATTTGAATTCAGATCCTGTTGTTGCTATATCATACAGTAACCTTTTCTTATATGAAGCAGATTATCAGAAAAAGATTAATGTATGTAAGAAGAAGACAGAGGAGGCAAAATCTGAGGTTGCTGCAGATGCAGAAATTGACCTCCTTCAGAAAGAATTGGAAGTGGAAATCGAGAAAGAACATTTGCTTATGGATGAGCTTAGATAAGTATATTGTCAATATGAACTGTAAGTTTTTTCAgataattggttttattttgatgGCGTTGATTGTTGAGTCTTTGTTTTCCATACAACACAAGGATAAACAATGAGATTAATGATCTGGAACTCCAAAGTATTCCAATTCAAGAACGAAGGCAAGCTCTGAAGAAACTTGAGCAGGATGAGATGAGGGCGGAGTAAGTATAAGTTTCTTGTTTTATGGCATCATGAGAATTTCATACATGTAGCTATTCTTACTCAGAATGATAAGAGTAACTGAGAAtctagcaaaaataaaaattaaactaacTAATTCTTGAGTgcttatttgtttaagtatctAACATTAATGtcttgagaaagaaattgtgTTCATTTATCAGTGTCAAGTTCTGTAGGCCATCATTGCTATGGCTTTCTGAATCTCTAACAATTGCTGTCACATCTTTATATGTAAGCATTtgtttggatgagcttattttcacttttaaaacaaaatgtaCTGCCTTTTAAAGCATTGCCTTTTTCAATGCACAACTGTGCTTTTGCAAATGGAACAAGATAGACAGATAAAATCATCCAAACACACTAACATACAAGTCAGCAAGGTTGGTTTAACTACTGCAAGCTTGACCAATATTGGAACCTTATAAAGTGAATTAAGTTTGTGAGATATTCTTGtctttatgaatttttttattttacacccTAATTTAGGTTCATGAACTTTACTTTTTGAATATGTTATTTGGTTCAAGGCAGTCCATGCTCTTACAACAAACCACACAGGAGTTGGCAATTGGGTTTTTGTGCGGTTGGATCTTCTTGTCTTTTAGAAAGACAGTGATAACTTCTAGTCATAATTATAAGCCTATACTAGTTATGTTGTTTGTTTCATGAATCTTCATGTTTAAGTCAATGGTTTTGTTCTGTctttttatgttcatttttaGATATGACATCTGTCCATATTTAGAAAACATTTTGGGGCTTGAATGATCAATGCAAGCAAAAGAGCAACTGTGATGGAATAGAAAAGGCTTTTTCAAAGCCCAattcccttttaaaaaaaaagaatccaagGCAGacttttcatttaaatatcttTTTAGGAACTCTTACTTGTGTGGTTCTTGACAAACTAAGTTTATCCCACTAGGAGATGTTTCAGATTCACAAAATATTGCTCAAATTAACTCATATGAAAGATGAAACACAGCTTAGATGCTCTCTAGTTTTTGACAATGCTAGAAGACAGCTGGCCTAGTGTTACTTAGTACCACTGGTGCACCCTTAGAAGTTTTCTGGGTGAGGAATATTGGGATCTTTTGCAGCACTCAACAAGTTATTATTCTTATAATACCAAAATTGAGGGTTGTATCACATTGCCCATGAAAATACTGTCCTGAATCTTTTGTTGCATTTTTTTGATgatctctgtgtgtgtgtgtgtgtgcaaaTAAGAGACTAACAGTTAGAGTTCCAGAAATCcaaaaatgaaacatttttGTGTTGTCTTGCAGGAGGATGCTTTCATTGTATGCTTCTGTCACAAATATTATTCCAAACTTAGATGATCAGTCCAAAATTTCAGGCCGTATCCTTTTATCGTGGTTTgccattatttttttcatttgatcgAGTTTCTTTTGCATGGGCTATTTTCAGATTCAAGGCTGGCTAATATTGTAACAACTGTGTTCTCCTTAAACCTTTTTAATTGCAGATATTGTGGATAGGGAGAAAAAGGTGGTTGAAAGGTTTGAATTTGACCTGACAAAGATAGATCCTGTTGATGCATGTAATGGCATTTGGAAAATGATAAGTTCATGATAGATATTGGACATTCTCCCTTTCAGACAGTTTGTGTAATATAGTGTGCTAACTACTTTTAGAACTTTTTGTCTGGTATTTTTAGGGACTGCATTTTGCATATTTCAAATCTGTAATCTTTAGTTAGGTTTGTGTTTGTAATAAGTTATTGTAGAGCCATATTTTCCAGTGTTTATTCTAGAATGGTTCTGGTGCCTGCAGGAGGAATTTTAGTTTCGGTTTCCACTTGTATTTTGTTGAAGAAATGTAGTCATGTTTTGTGGAAAtgtatttttctagtttttagtGCTATAGACAATTTTgattaagaataaaataaagtgaGATTAGCCATACTTATGATACACTATTTTTTGGTGTTAAGGTTGTCacttctaatttgaaatttccaCAACAACAAGCGTTGTCTAGTTACCATCATTACAATCCCACCATAACCATAGCTTGCATCTCTATTGTATTGTGATTGGATGAGAATGAATTAGTATTCTCTAGAGTCATCAGGGCAACACTACTAAGGAATCTTAAAATTATATCCATTTATCTGGAAAACATAGGATTGGATTTTGTCACATcatcaataattataatagCAACTCACCTTGATGTTTTCTTAAATGTTGAAGACATGGTAACATCTAATACATTTATTTCCAAACCAATGGATAGGATTTTAAGAACTTTATGGTGGAGTAATCCTAGGCATTTTAAAGGATCTTATTATGACAATTTCAATATGCTGACTGACAAGATTTGTAGCAAACTTGCTAGAATTCTCCAAGCAAGGTGTTTACATGACATATCAAGCTAGCAAAGATATAAATGGCATGTTGCTTGACGAcatgtttgtaaaaaaaaaaattttgttgtttgatGTCTTTGGTTTGTAGGGTATGTTGttcaattgattaattagttttCTCCTCATTTGAAGTTAGGCATGTAATTTAAATATGAGTAATGTTAGGGTGACAACTTTCTTCACAATTGTTAAGGTAGTAAGTTGTGACTAGAGCAACATCATTTTCACATGGATATATctttgatatcaaattattacGCATCAGTTATGATAGGTCATGTGAAAAATTGTCCCTAGATTTATAGTTTCAATTTAGTGAGTTCTGTAACTGAAGATTATATTATAACTATCAATTAGTACGGGGATAAGGCTTACCAAAGTTACATATAACCGACATAAATTTCTAGTAGAGCCATAAGTACATCCACTATGACATACAAACAGTAGTTCCCTCCATCTAAACACCATAAACAAGCTGGcaagttattattataatagTAGCAGACCAGCCATGATGGACAGAGCCGAAGGAGATGTAGAACCATATCTGAATTAGGCGAGAGGTTCCATCTTCATATGTTGCATCCATGAAGCTGTTTGTGACCCATGCATGGATTGAATGGCATTGCAAGCTATTCGAAGGTGGCCTTTGTAAGCCTTGCAAACGTAGGTGACAAAGTTTTTGAAGTCCTGCATCGAGAAGTAAAGAATTAGCATGAATGCGTGCACGTGTGACAGAGAGATTAAAAGCTAACCTTTTACAATGGTTGGTTATCCAAGATCAACCATGGTACAAATGTATGAGGCggattaagatgatttgtttcaTCAGCGTGACGTAGTAAAAGCTGCATATCGATTCATTACACAAATAGATTAGAGGTTTCTCACTAATGATTCTAATTCAATAAACCATAACATAATCTGATAACCTGATGATACTTTACCTCTCTCCCAAGGCCACTATTGTAGCAATCTGAAACAGGCTTTGgactcaaactcaatttttgacAACAAGATTTCCATGTGTTTTCTTCCTATTTGCCTCCCTTCAGAGGCTTGACTCTCAACACACTCGATGAACCTGAAATGTTGCTTCTGCATTAGAGTTACATTTCATTTTATCTGAGTAGTTCATATTATTTGCAACAATTTAGGCTAGTTATACATGTTATGCTAGCAATTTATTGACTAAAACTTGATAACAGTGCAACTATAGGTTGTAACTTGTATGATGTATTTTTAAGAGAATTGAGGAAGACTGAAAGAGAGCAGGTTTTACCACATCTGGCCAGATGTTAATGGCACAGGCCTCTATAGCATTCAGGTTGTATTCATCTGGGCCCTGCTGCAAAACATTAATACCAAAAACACATAGGCTTAAATGCTTGAGAAAGTGTCCTAATCATTAATCTTAAGTAGATTATTAAATgcatgaggaaaaaaaatgaatgaatgaaaatgaagatcAAAATGTGACCTGGCAAATTATGTTATTGTTGGGTTCTACAATAAGAGCATTGCCCCATGGGACAAGCCGGAGGTTGACAATGCTGATTAGGTCCTCCATAAATATTTTCACTAGGTCCTTTATGATGAAATCCCTGCTAGATGGACACAGTAAATCATAGTACAAAGTCAGATTGAATTTTGGAGTTTTGCTTAGAGACAACTTAGCATTTGGAGGTTGGGGTGGAGCTTGATCTCGGTTGCTATGATAGTCAGCAGAACAGAATGGAGGAATTGACATGAACATCAGAGAAGTTAGAACAATGAAGGAGAAGATTTTAAGATGAGCCATTTTGTAGAGCCTAGCACATTTATACCTAGCTCTCATGTAGCATGGACATATATATAGCAGCTTGAAGTACCCACTTATGCTATAATTCCTCTTAATTATGAAAGTGCCTTCCACTTTTTCACAGTTTAATTGAGCTAATCAAGTTATAAAATtatatccataaaaaaaaaaattataaaattataatatgtaCGGTTGTGAGAGTGATTACTAATAGTGATGCTCtctatttattgtttttagttggtaatttttgagtttatggTTGTCCATGATCCATCTACTTCTACTACCTTAATTAAAGCAAAGGGTGCAAATGCACCTTAAAAATGAATTAACCCCTTCATTAATTATGAGGTTGCTAGACAACTAATGCACTAACCAAATCAGGTGACTAGACAACTAATGCACTAATGCAATAGCTTTAGACTGCCCATTGTTTCCCATGAAATACTATCTCTCTGCAGTTTCAATTGACAAGCTATGCTTCTATTAAGCCACATCAGTTTAGCATTTTGGTCAATTCCAATCTATTtcagtccattcagtccacttcaatTAATTTTGATCCAATTTTGTCCGTTTGGTCCATTCAATCTagtttggtccattttggtccactttgatccatttttgtcttttttttttctctctctctcatagagTAGAAGAGATTGCCTCtataaattgttaaattataAAGTCTTAATGGTAAGATCAAATTTATAAAGCTAAAATTTCATGTCCTTAAAATCCTCAACAAAAGGATGCTATAAAgtaattttcatatttcttcCTTGTATTtcgtatttaattttttcaccaAAAGTTGAAGACATagcatttgtttgtttttgtgaatTCCATTTgcagaaacatttttttttttggtgaaagcCCTGacaatgttattttaatttactaACGCCACCACTTCTGGGATCAAGTTTTAATCTTTTAGTAAACAGGTTTATCTTTAGCCTTGGAATTACTATTGTAACTTTATAGCTAACATCTTTCTTGAAAGGTAAGTGTCTGGCACAACTGTGgctatagttttaaaaaaaaagtgtgactGCGACTAACAGGTTCAATTAGAACTATGTTAAGTGGCTATGTTAGATGAGGGAGGGAGTGGCACAGAACTAAAAGAGATGGATACTCAAACAACTAACTTCTTCTTGATAAAGTATAGTCTCAAGTCAATTATAACATTTGAACTTAGTAAACTATTCTGATGAATCTGATCAAActgaaacttaaattataatttgatgatTAGGTAATTCCTCTTGGTCAGCCTCTggatttttctttcatattaaAATTGGAAATCATTTTGAAGCTTCCATCACAAAGGTTTacacatgaaattttttgttgcctTTAGAAATTGTTAAGAACATCTGCTATTCTTATTTTACATATAAGGCAAACTTATTTAATAGGATATGCCCTCTAATCTAGTTAGTTGATCTTCTTATGTACAAGTGATTTGCAGGCCTGAGGTGCTCCACTGCCTTTGAATGCCTTGCAGACATAGGTAGCATAATTTTTATAGTCCTGCATTAAGAACAGCCATATATcaatgagagaaagaaagagatgagGAATGCTAAAAAATTAGATAGGACTACCTCTTGGAGTGGTTGATTATTGACAACCAGCCATGGCACAAATCTATGAGGTGGATTTAAATGGCCAGTTTCATCAGCATACTTTTGTAGAAGCTGCATAGGAAAGCAGTATATCTCATGGCCTAACGTATATTTATTCAATAAGgaaagataaaaataacaaatatccaaAAATCAAGTTGCAAGCACCAGAagccaagaaaaaagaaaagaaaagaagaagaccaCTTTAAAGATGAACAGTCATTTACATGTTTTTGGAGTCTAAATAAAGAGACAATTCAAGTAAATCACGGGGGTCCTTTCACTATTTAGAGAATAACTCTGTGGGTCATATCATTGATTTCTTATTCTAAAGCTAAT
This genomic stretch from Castanea sativa cultivar Marrone di Chiusa Pesio chromosome 9, ASM4071231v1 harbors:
- the LOC142610026 gene encoding kinetochore protein SPC24 homolog gives rise to the protein MGDSSKNVDVEQLIAYSDDLVRVLKDKRDINSFTQCLEHSKSLRSSCDSDFNQLQSSLQDYQKKINVCKKKTEEAKSEVAADAEIDLLQKELEVEIEKEHLLMDELRRINNEINDLELQSIPIQERRQALKKLEQDEMRAERMLSLYASVTNIIPNLDDQSKISGHIVDREKKVVERFEFDLTKIDPVDACNGIWKMISS